The following DNA comes from Terriglobales bacterium.
CGCAGCGTGCGCGAATTGCGCGACGCCCTGCCCCCCGGCCCGCCCGGCGTGCGCAAGCTCTAATTCCCAGTTGCCGGTTCCCAGTTCCCTGTTGCTTGCGGAGCTGTCCCATGGGCAACCGGAAACTGGAAACCGGGAACCGGGAACTATGGCAGCACGATCTTGCTTCCCTCTCCCGGCGAGGCGATGGCGCCCTGCTTCTCCGGGAACTGGGCCAGCAGGAAGTCGAGGTAGGCGCGCGAGCGCGGCCGGCCGGAGGTGCGCGCCTGCCCCATGCGCACCAGGAAGACCAGCGCCTCCAGCACCTCGGAGTCGCGCAGCGTGCCGGCGCCCAGGTGCTGCTGCTCGAGCGTGCGGTACTCGGCCAGGCTCTGCTCGATCCCGGCCACCAGGGCCTGCTGTCCGGGGCCGGCCAGGGCATGCTCGTAGACCAGCCCGGAGCGCACCCGGGTCTGATAGCGCTGGGCCAGGGCGGTGAGCGCGGCCAGCAAGTCGCGGTCGCGCAATTCGCGGTCGGCCCGCCCCGCCTGCGCCAAAGCGTAGCTCAGCCCCACCAGCAGCGGCTCGCGCTCGTAGAGGAACTGCTCCCGCACCTGGACCTCGGGCAGCAGCGCCGCCTGCTCCACCTCGGCCAGCCGTCGCGGCAACTCCTCCCGCCGCGCCTGCTGCAGGTAGGGACACTCGCTGGGACAGTCGAGCGAGACCTCGCGCTCCCGCCCGCAGCACTGCGGGCAGATCTTCGCGTGCACCGCCGGGCAGAAGCGCCTTTCCTTGCGGGTGGAGCAGATCGAGCAGCTCAGGGGCGTCTCCTCAAGAACGTCCATTATGACATCGAGAGAGGAGTCAGGAGCCAAGAGTCGGGAGTCAGCCCATCGTGACCTTCGTGTTGCCCTTCGTGTCCTTTGTGGTGAAAGGTTTCAACAGCCCACCACAAAGAACACAAAGGTCACACGAAGGACACAAAGGTCACAGCGGGATGGGCTGACTCCTGAGCCCTGCCGCCGGGGCCTGCTGTGGAAAAACCCGCATAAAAAGCGGTCAAGACGCTTTTGTTCCGCGGTGCGATGGTTTAAGATGGCCGGGTCGGAGAAGCTCTCTTAGTACAAACTGACAAGGAGGATTCATGGCATCGGGAATGACCAAGACCCAAGTCGTCCGTCACCTGGCCGAGAAACTGGAGACCAGCAACAAGACCGCCGCCGCCTTCCTGGAGAACCTGGCCGACCTGGCCATCAAAGAGACCAAGAAGTCGGGGATGTTCGTGCTTCCCGGCCTGGGCCGCCTGGTGAAATCCAACCGCAAGGCCCGCATCGGCCGCAATCCCCAGACCGGCGAACCCATCAAGATCCCGGCCAAGACCGTGTGCAAGTTCCGCGTCGCCAAGGCCGTCCGGGACATGATCGCCCCCAAGAAATGACGCCGTTGTGCGGGCGTGAGCGAACCGCGAAGCGGTGAGCGGGAGCCCGCAGGCGCCATCCTGAGCCCGTGGGTTGGGCGAAGGATCTCGTTATCGGCTCCGGGTCATTTTCCCTAGGCACAGAAAAGGCCGGCTTCCCAGCCGGCCTTTCTCATTGAGGATGGAGTGATTGCGTCATGGGCGATCGAAAAGCAGCCCGTACCACGAATCGTCAATCGTCCATGACGCAATCGTCGATTCACCCTACCGCCGGTGGTACTCGTCCTTCACCACCGCCCCGCCCTTCATCACGAACTTCACGCGCTGGAGCGTGGTGATGTCCTGGAGCGGGTCGCCGTCCACCGCGATCAGGTCGGCGTAGTGGCCGGGCTCCAGCGTGCCCACCCGGTCGCTCCACCCCAGCAGATCGGCGGCGTTGGTGGTGCCCGCCTGGATGGCGGCCAGCGGCGTCATCCCCATCTTCACGTAGACCGCGAACTCGTGCGCGTTCAGGCCGTGGGGATAGACGGCGGCGTCGGTGCCCAGCGCGATCTTCACTCCCGCCGCCATCGCCCGGGACAGGTTCTGGCGCGAGACCGCGGTCACGTCCTTCATCTTCTGCCGGGACGAGGGCAGCATGTGGATCTTGTCCTGGTTCTCCATGATCCAGTCGGCCAGGTACTGCGTGGGCACCAGGTAGGTGCCGTGCTCCTTCATGGCGGCGATGCCGGCGTCGTCGATGTAGGAGCCGTGCTCGATGGAGTCCACCCCCGCCTCGGTGGCCCACAGGATGCCCTGGGCGCCGTGGGCGTGCGCCGCCACCTTGCGCCCCAGGCGGTGAGCGTCGGCCACGATGGCCTTCATCTCCTCCAGGGTGTACTGCGAGGCCTGGGGATCGTCGCCCTTGGAGAGCACGCCGCCGGTGGCGCACACCTTGATGACGTCGGCGCCGTACTTGATGATCTCGCGCACCTTGTGCTGCACCGCCTCCACCCCGTCGGCGGCGCCGTCGGAGGTGGCGTGATACTCGTAGGGCAGCAGGTCGTTGTCGCAGTGGCCGCCGGTGATGGAGAGCGCCGGGCCGCTGGCGTCCATGCGCGGCCCGGGAACGTCGCCGGCGTTGATGGCGTCGCGCAGCGCGATGTCGGTATAGCCGCGCGCTCCCACGTTGCGCACCGTGGTGAAGCCCGCCTCCAGCGTCAGGCGCGCGTTCTTGGCCCCGGTCAGCGCCTCCCGCGGGATGCTGATGCCCAGCATCTCGTAGCCGAAGACCGGATCAAAGGTCAGGTGGGTGTGGGCATCGATCAGCCCCGGCAGGACGGTGGCGTTGGGCAGCTCGATCACGGTCGCGCCCGCCGGCACCTTGGCCTGCGCCTCCGGTCCCACGCTCACGATGCGCTCCCCCTGGATCACGATGGCCTGGCGCGTCAGCGTCTGCCCCGTGCGCACGTCCAACAGCTTGCCCGCGTGCACCACCACCGTTTTGGGCGCCGCTTGCG
Coding sequences within:
- a CDS encoding amidohydrolase family protein, producing MKLRGWRVLGLLVALLALAALAGAQAAPKTVVVHAGKLLDVRTGQTLTRQAIVIQGERIVSVGPEAQAKVPAGATVIELPNATVLPGLIDAHTHLTFDPVFGYEMLGISIPREALTGAKNARLTLEAGFTTVRNVGARGYTDIALRDAINAGDVPGPRMDASGPALSITGGHCDNDLLPYEYHATSDGAADGVEAVQHKVREIIKYGADVIKVCATGGVLSKGDDPQASQYTLEEMKAIVADAHRLGRKVAAHAHGAQGILWATEAGVDSIEHGSYIDDAGIAAMKEHGTYLVPTQYLADWIMENQDKIHMLPSSRQKMKDVTAVSRQNLSRAMAAGVKIALGTDAAVYPHGLNAHEFAVYVKMGMTPLAAIQAGTTNAADLLGWSDRVGTLEPGHYADLIAVDGDPLQDITTLQRVKFVMKGGAVVKDEYHRR
- a CDS encoding HU family DNA-binding protein produces the protein MASGMTKTQVVRHLAEKLETSNKTAAAFLENLADLAIKETKKSGMFVLPGLGRLVKSNRKARIGRNPQTGEPIKIPAKTVCKFRVAKAVRDMIAPKK